The Ammoniphilus oxalaticus genome contains a region encoding:
- a CDS encoding MATE family efflux transporter: MRRQDFTNGNIWSQLLVFSGPILLTNLLQVSYQFIDSLWVGNLLGAEALGAVAVSSTVIFTVLSFILGVNNATLTILSQLIGKEDDKQLKSYVNAFTVILTTMAIALGVLGFVFSTQILGLLGTPQSMLTQASSYLKINFLGIIFLFGYNFISTVFRALGNSKTPIRFVIIAVVLNTILDPLFIHVFNWGIEGAAYATVTSQGTAFIYGLIISLRRNMIPFTLPSIPQKAEVSLILKQGLPSGLQMTVISAGLAAIMSVITSFGGEVVAGFGAAQRLDSLLMLPAQALGTAVNSMAGQNIAVKKWERVKQITMYATLLNLVSMLCIATLLFIFAQQGIQMFTTEAGAVQFGSQYLKIMAFFYPFLGFNFVWNGVVRASGAMFQVLVLNIISFWILRYPLILFFSKRLGGKGIGIGMGISFVISSLFAYGYYRFGKWRTKELFNKSA, encoded by the coding sequence ATGAGGCGACAAGACTTTACGAACGGGAATATTTGGAGTCAACTGCTCGTCTTTTCAGGGCCGATCCTTCTTACGAATCTTCTGCAAGTCTCTTACCAATTTATCGATAGCTTGTGGGTAGGAAATTTGTTAGGGGCAGAGGCGCTTGGCGCTGTGGCGGTTTCAAGCACGGTCATTTTTACCGTGTTATCTTTTATCCTTGGCGTTAACAATGCGACGTTAACAATTTTGTCTCAACTGATCGGAAAAGAAGATGACAAGCAACTCAAAAGTTATGTCAACGCGTTTACGGTCATCTTAACGACTATGGCGATTGCGTTAGGTGTATTAGGCTTTGTTTTTTCAACACAGATTCTTGGATTGCTTGGTACGCCGCAGTCCATGCTAACCCAAGCGTCGAGTTATTTGAAAATCAACTTTTTAGGGATTATATTTCTATTTGGCTATAACTTTATTAGCACCGTCTTTCGAGCGCTCGGCAACAGCAAAACACCGATCCGCTTTGTAATAATTGCGGTAGTTTTGAACACGATTTTGGACCCTTTATTCATTCACGTATTCAACTGGGGGATCGAAGGGGCCGCCTATGCGACGGTCACCTCGCAAGGGACTGCTTTTATTTATGGATTGATCATCAGTTTGCGTCGAAACATGATTCCATTTACACTTCCTTCAATCCCACAGAAAGCCGAAGTGAGCTTAATCTTGAAGCAAGGGCTTCCGTCCGGGTTACAAATGACCGTCATTTCGGCAGGATTAGCGGCGATTATGAGTGTGATCACGAGTTTTGGAGGTGAAGTCGTGGCGGGGTTCGGGGCTGCCCAACGATTGGATAGCTTGTTAATGCTACCTGCGCAGGCGCTAGGAACGGCTGTCAATAGTATGGCGGGACAAAACATTGCGGTGAAAAAGTGGGAACGGGTGAAGCAGATTACGATGTATGCCACTTTACTCAATCTCGTTTCAATGCTTTGTATCGCTACCCTCTTATTTATTTTTGCGCAACAAGGGATTCAGATGTTTACGACGGAAGCGGGAGCGGTCCAATTTGGAAGCCAATACTTGAAAATCATGGCCTTCTTCTATCCGTTTTTAGGGTTTAACTTTGTGTGGAACGGTGTTGTTCGCGCATCAGGAGCGATGTTTCAAGTGCTTGTCCTCAACATTATCTCCTTTTGGATACTTCGATACCCACTCATTTTATTTTTCTCCAAACGGTTGGGGGGAAAAGGGATCGGAATTGGGATGGGGATCAGCTTTGTGATCAGTAGCTTGTTTGCCTATGGCTACTATCGTTTTGGAAAGTGGAGAACGAAGGAATTATTTAATAAGAGCGCCTAA
- a CDS encoding DNA cytosine methyltransferase: MQDVHYSIDLFSGPGGICTGFKWARIQPLIAVELSDRTVETYSISHDADVLHLESYLQTPDHFDHLFDYNKKMKTLLIHGDIRKVSNQLVKEILTRRFRVDSVDIVTGGAPCESFSMAGTRSEEDDRNTLFLNVIRIARAIDAKMFLFENVKGLFSKRSEGIAGKMFEDICNEFESNEHPSGVSYKLASRERDVVLMNSMEYGVPQARERIILVGINRKYDATFHYPKKTHGPDREYDYVTVGDALNNLPLVKSGEGGDELPADYKRHITEPTPSGEHFISIMKGEVSEYETLPHHDFDPSIVTFHRAVNHSKRMIQRMSLIRQGEGMVKAANRLIEEGREHLIEECFPNKLYAARNRRLELDKPSFTVTSHCLDEMIHPIEDRGITPREAARLQSFPDWYHFAGPYVKFHSDPEQDKYEQIGDAIPPLLAYSLGLEITKTLQEIEQASLKLV; encoded by the coding sequence ATGCAAGACGTTCATTACTCTATTGATCTTTTTAGTGGTCCCGGTGGCATTTGCACGGGGTTCAAATGGGCGCGCATCCAACCTTTGATTGCTGTTGAGTTGAGCGATCGGACGGTGGAAACCTACAGCATCTCTCACGATGCCGATGTGCTCCATTTGGAAAGTTACTTGCAAACCCCCGACCATTTTGATCACCTCTTTGATTATAACAAAAAAATGAAGACGCTACTGATCCACGGCGATATCCGAAAAGTAAGCAATCAGCTCGTCAAAGAAATTCTAACGCGTCGTTTTCGCGTGGACAGCGTGGACATTGTTACAGGAGGAGCGCCTTGCGAAAGTTTTTCTATGGCGGGAACCCGTTCGGAAGAAGATGATCGCAACACCCTCTTTTTAAATGTGATCCGCATCGCCCGAGCGATCGACGCCAAAATGTTTTTATTTGAAAATGTAAAAGGACTTTTCTCCAAAAGAAGCGAGGGCATTGCGGGGAAAATGTTTGAAGATATTTGCAATGAATTTGAATCGAACGAACACCCAAGTGGGGTCAGCTATAAACTCGCGAGTCGGGAGCGCGACGTTGTGCTGATGAATTCGATGGAATATGGTGTGCCGCAAGCGCGGGAACGCATTATTTTAGTCGGGATCAATCGAAAATACGACGCCACATTCCATTATCCGAAAAAAACCCACGGACCTGATCGCGAGTACGATTATGTCACAGTTGGCGATGCTCTGAACAACCTCCCCTTAGTAAAATCAGGTGAAGGCGGCGATGAATTGCCTGCCGACTATAAACGCCACATCACCGAACCAACCCCGAGCGGCGAACATTTCATTTCAATTATGAAAGGCGAAGTGAGCGAATACGAAACGCTTCCCCACCATGATTTTGATCCATCGATCGTCACCTTTCACCGCGCGGTCAATCATTCGAAAAGAATGATCCAAAGAATGAGCCTGATCAGACAAGGAGAAGGGATGGTTAAAGCGGCAAACCGACTGATCGAGGAGGGACGCGAGCATTTAATAGAAGAGTGTTTCCCAAATAAACTATATGCGGCCCGTAATCGTCGGCTTGAATTGGACAAGCCCAGTTTTACCGTCACCTCCCATTGTCTTGATGAGATGATCCATCCCATCGAAGACCGCGGCATCACCCCACGCGAAGCGGCGCGCCTACAATCATTTCCCGATTGGTATCATTTCGCGGGTCCCTACGTAAAATTTCACAGCGATCCTGAGCAAGATAAATACGAACAAATTGGCGATGCGATCCCGCCTCTGCTCGCCTATTCATTAGGATTGGAGATTACAAAAACGCTACAGGAAATCGAGCAAGCTTCATTAAAGTTGGTCTAA
- a CDS encoding DnaA N-terminal domain-containing protein yields the protein MIAMNAEQLWSIVLSNIKESGRLAVPSYETWIQKTSVQMENETLIVFAQSEFQRDWLEVRYAELIRDEVLQVANQEITDIVYRSLNLPADKNEDPRIEVKISSHHETEDNDRKKERKLASYHQGIREQKDSWDKEKEGLVNLVVSRFQRKYGAMPDEVIDRIMKINIRTFFIYVSEMIQDLSDSREEALDYIEQYFKIVE from the coding sequence ATGATCGCGATGAATGCCGAGCAGTTGTGGTCAATTGTGTTGTCTAACATTAAAGAGAGCGGGAGACTGGCCGTTCCGAGTTATGAAACATGGATTCAAAAGACATCAGTTCAAATGGAAAACGAAACACTTATTGTTTTTGCTCAAAGTGAATTCCAGAGAGATTGGCTAGAAGTTAGATATGCGGAGTTGATTCGGGATGAGGTACTTCAGGTGGCGAATCAAGAAATTACGGATATCGTATACCGTTCCCTAAACCTTCCCGCAGATAAAAACGAAGATCCTCGAATTGAAGTAAAGATATCCTCCCATCATGAAACGGAAGATAACGATAGAAAAAAAGAACGTAAATTAGCTAGTTACCATCAGGGCATTCGAGAACAAAAGGACAGTTGGGACAAAGAAAAAGAAGGCTTAGTGAATTTGGTTGTATCCAGGTTCCAAAGGAAATATGGCGCGATGCCTGATGAAGTGATCGATAGAATCATGAAGATAAACATTCGGACTTTCTTTATATATGTAAGTGAGATGATCCAGGATTTATCAGATTCGCGAGAAGAAGCATTGGATTATATCGAGCAATATTTCAAGATTGTCGAATGA
- a CDS encoding PfkB family carbohydrate kinase gives MAQGVFVGLAGFDITYYQNDFPEENQKSKTNNYQTFIGGPAGNAAITYAILGGRATLVTCLGDSPIADAIKIELSEVYQVEVIDLAVGSNVLPSISSVLVHTEKATRTIWSGQQQFFVPEQQGYTDWITGASFCFSDCNLPEVTIECLKQASQLNNKIVLDLGSWKPHFTDCLPLANEVIASVHCRPPAGELVPLLQKLKINKIATTDGEKATCWFDQSHLEQGVIMPPMVTAVDTLAAGDVLSGAYCFYRFNEGLSFVDALEKATIVASESVKFIGPREGVYKIANHI, from the coding sequence ATGGCGCAGGGCGTGTTTGTCGGTTTAGCTGGTTTTGATATTACGTACTACCAGAATGATTTTCCGGAGGAGAATCAAAAAAGCAAAACGAACAATTATCAAACGTTTATTGGTGGTCCCGCTGGGAATGCAGCGATTACGTATGCGATATTAGGAGGGCGAGCAACGCTTGTTACCTGTCTCGGGGATTCGCCGATTGCCGATGCGATTAAGATTGAATTATCAGAAGTGTATCAAGTGGAAGTGATCGATTTAGCGGTAGGCTCGAACGTTTTGCCGAGTATTTCGAGTGTGCTCGTCCATACGGAAAAGGCCACGCGGACGATTTGGAGCGGGCAACAGCAATTTTTTGTCCCTGAACAACAAGGCTATACGGATTGGATTACTGGGGCGAGCTTTTGTTTTTCAGATTGCAATTTGCCCGAGGTGACTATTGAATGCCTAAAGCAAGCGAGCCAGCTTAATAATAAAATTGTGCTAGATCTAGGTTCCTGGAAGCCGCATTTTACGGACTGTCTTCCTTTAGCGAATGAGGTGATCGCCTCCGTCCATTGCAGGCCGCCAGCAGGTGAACTTGTTCCGTTATTACAAAAGCTAAAAATAAATAAGATTGCAACGACGGATGGTGAAAAGGCAACATGTTGGTTTGATCAGTCCCACTTGGAGCAAGGTGTGATTATGCCACCAATGGTAACAGCTGTCGATACGTTAGCCGCTGGGGATGTGTTGAGCGGCGCCTATTGCTTCTATCGTTTTAATGAAGGATTATCGTTCGTCGACGCTTTGGAAAAAGCAACGATTGTTGCTTCAGAAAGCGTTAAATTTATTGGACCCCGCGAGGGTGTCTATAAAATAGCGAATCATATCTAG
- a CDS encoding fumarylacetoacetate hydrolase family protein, which produces MKLLQYKQHGKTGLGIWTEKGILNVDLAGHRLNLNVPQTMQQLIERGTQGIEMLKDLLYFADSYPERLFLKEDELEFLPVVDQPEKIICVGLNYEPHAEEAKMEVPDFPVLFTKFNNALAGHKETIQLPDRAKEYDYEAELVIVMGKTAKNVSEKDALSYVYGYSVGNDLSARDLQMRTSQWFLGKSLDQFAPVGPYLVTADEVDPDQLDIQCKVNGSMRQHSNTSKMMFNCAYLVSYISQYMTLKPGDLILTGTPEGVILGYSADRQQWLQAGDVVEVTIEKIGTLRNLLA; this is translated from the coding sequence ATGAAATTGCTGCAATACAAACAGCATGGCAAAACTGGATTAGGAATCTGGACTGAAAAAGGGATTTTAAACGTGGATTTGGCGGGGCATCGTTTAAACTTGAATGTCCCTCAAACGATGCAACAATTGATTGAACGTGGCACACAAGGGATTGAAATGTTAAAGGATTTGCTTTATTTTGCGGATTCATATCCTGAACGTCTATTTTTAAAAGAGGATGAACTTGAGTTTTTGCCAGTTGTAGATCAGCCCGAAAAAATTATTTGCGTCGGTTTGAATTACGAACCGCATGCGGAAGAAGCAAAGATGGAAGTGCCGGATTTCCCTGTGCTTTTTACCAAATTTAATAATGCATTGGCTGGACACAAGGAGACGATTCAACTTCCAGATCGCGCGAAAGAGTATGATTATGAAGCGGAGTTGGTCATTGTCATGGGAAAAACGGCGAAAAACGTGAGTGAAAAGGATGCGTTGTCTTATGTGTACGGGTACAGTGTGGGAAACGATTTGTCTGCGCGAGATTTGCAAATGCGGACTAGCCAGTGGTTCCTGGGTAAATCGTTAGATCAATTTGCGCCTGTCGGGCCGTATCTCGTCACCGCGGATGAAGTGGACCCTGACCAACTAGATATCCAGTGCAAAGTAAACGGGAGCATGCGTCAACATTCGAATACGAGCAAAATGATGTTCAATTGCGCTTATCTCGTCAGCTATATCTCCCAGTATATGACTTTGAAACCTGGCGATCTCATTTTAACAGGCACGCCAGAGGGGGTCATTTTGGGGTATTCAGCGGATCGTCAACAATGGTTGCAAGCTGGCGATGTAGTGGAAGTGACCATTGAAAAAATAGGAACACTACGGAATTTGTTAGCTTAA
- a CDS encoding universal stress protein, producing MSKIIVPIDGSQHAIRALEYALDLARAFGDELILLNVQLNLNTINVKRFFSKQEIEEFQQQLGEEDLEEAIKVATGSELPFTSKIRIGIPKVEICQEAEQEQVRCIVMGSRGMGPVVGRFLGSVSYGVVHESPCPVTIVP from the coding sequence ATGTCCAAAATCATAGTACCAATAGATGGTTCTCAACACGCAATTCGAGCGCTTGAATATGCGCTGGATCTAGCTCGAGCTTTCGGGGACGAGCTTATTCTCCTTAATGTTCAACTTAATCTAAATACGATCAATGTCAAACGGTTTTTCAGCAAACAAGAGATAGAGGAATTTCAACAACAACTCGGCGAAGAAGACTTGGAAGAAGCGATAAAGGTAGCAACGGGATCTGAGCTTCCTTTTACGAGTAAAATTCGAATCGGCATTCCAAAGGTTGAAATTTGTCAGGAGGCTGAACAAGAACAAGTTCGTTGCATTGTCATGGGATCTCGTGGCATGGGTCCTGTTGTCGGCAGGTTTCTAGGTAGTGTCAGCTATGGCGTCGTCCACGAGTCGCCCTGTCCGGTCACAATTGTTCCTTAA
- the brnQ gene encoding branched-chain amino acid transport system II carrier protein: MKNTLPNKEIVFVGLMIFSLFFGAGNLIFPPELGQKAGENMGFALGGFLISGVGLPLLGVLAIAYASGGSSTEDLSKKVHPLFAVVLTAVTYLTVGPFFAAPRTGVVSYEIAIVPFLTDGGNAFTLAIFTFIYFAIAYVLALNPSKFVDRIGKMITPFLLSVLFILIAAVISRPIDAPQTATGSFAEYPFFKGITEGYLTMDTIVSIVFGMIIINAIQDRGVHDKKQIRRIIWKAGIIAVVCLSAVYVGLGYLGATSSSMSFTSGAAILSGISQQYFGVYGNVLLGIVILLACIPTAVGLISSCALYFNKLMPTVSYQAFILFFSIFSGLVANVGLAQLIRLSVPVLNFIYPIVITLIALTFLDKLFKGHSFVYRGAVLFTLIVSLNDGLVAMNEKWDFIAPILNLPLAEIGFGWIVPALVGGVAGWLLSFAKRAVAVFSKKPKLNDD; encoded by the coding sequence ATGAAGAATACGTTACCTAACAAAGAAATTGTGTTTGTTGGGCTGATGATTTTTTCGCTATTTTTTGGAGCGGGTAATTTAATTTTTCCGCCTGAACTCGGTCAGAAGGCCGGTGAAAATATGGGGTTTGCCCTCGGTGGTTTTTTGATCTCTGGTGTAGGCTTGCCTTTACTCGGTGTGCTGGCGATCGCTTACGCCAGCGGTGGAAGTTCAACTGAAGATTTAAGTAAAAAGGTCCATCCGTTATTTGCTGTTGTATTGACAGCTGTTACGTATTTAACGGTTGGTCCATTTTTTGCGGCGCCGAGAACGGGAGTGGTTTCGTACGAAATTGCTATCGTTCCTTTTTTGACTGATGGAGGAAATGCGTTTACGCTTGCGATCTTTACGTTCATTTATTTTGCGATTGCTTACGTTTTAGCGTTGAATCCAAGTAAATTTGTGGATCGAATCGGAAAAATGATTACACCCTTTTTACTCAGTGTGTTATTCATTTTAATTGCGGCCGTTATTTCTAGACCGATTGATGCGCCGCAGACCGCCACGGGTTCATTTGCGGAATATCCCTTTTTCAAAGGGATTACAGAAGGGTATTTAACGATGGATACGATTGTCTCGATTGTATTTGGGATGATCATTATCAATGCGATTCAGGATAGAGGAGTCCATGATAAAAAGCAGATTCGGCGGATTATTTGGAAGGCAGGGATCATCGCCGTTGTTTGTTTAAGCGCAGTATATGTTGGCCTAGGTTATTTAGGAGCGACAAGTTCATCCATGTCATTTACGTCGGGCGCAGCCATTTTATCGGGGATTTCACAACAATATTTTGGAGTGTATGGCAATGTATTGCTTGGGATTGTGATCTTACTCGCGTGCATCCCAACAGCCGTTGGCCTGATTTCATCGTGCGCTCTCTATTTCAATAAACTAATGCCGACGGTGTCGTATCAAGCGTTTATTTTATTTTTCTCCATTTTTAGCGGCCTCGTTGCGAATGTCGGGTTGGCGCAACTGATTCGCTTGTCTGTTCCCGTGTTAAATTTTATTTATCCGATTGTAATCACGTTGATTGCTTTGACCTTCTTGGATAAACTTTTTAAAGGACATTCATTTGTTTATCGAGGGGCGGTTCTTTTTACGCTGATTGTTAGTTTGAATGATGGACTCGTGGCGATGAATGAAAAATGGGATTTTATTGCGCCGATCCTAAATTTACCGCTTGCCGAAATAGGGTTTGGCTGGATTGTTCCCGCTCTTGTAGGGGGAGTGGCTGGTTGGCTGTTGTCGTTTGCGAAAAGAGCGGTTGCTGTTTTTTCTAAGAAGCCGAAATTGAACGATGATTAA
- a CDS encoding SurA N-terminal domain-containing protein → MRKPWMLMLSFILTMMALTACGGGQKAEESSAGGADGQQEFNFEMPEANLEGIPDIVAKINDVEITKAEFETTYQQQFQQAALQSQMLGQELDQEQLKKQVAEGMVGQQLLTQEANKRNSDVSEESINATLDELATQSGVENRKELLKAFNEQGLDEARVRSLVKTQVKIDQLVAEEAGDIEPTEAELEEAYEMIKTQQQQLGGEQELPSFEEIKAELVEQVKYQKEAEATQTLVEKLHETADVTIFL, encoded by the coding sequence TTGAGAAAACCATGGATGCTAATGCTATCCTTCATTTTAACGATGATGGCCCTTACCGCTTGTGGAGGTGGGCAAAAAGCAGAAGAAAGTTCCGCGGGAGGGGCAGATGGTCAGCAAGAATTCAATTTCGAAATGCCTGAAGCGAACTTAGAAGGAATTCCGGACATTGTGGCCAAAATAAATGACGTAGAAATCACGAAAGCAGAATTTGAAACGACGTATCAACAACAATTTCAACAAGCAGCATTGCAATCCCAAATGCTTGGGCAAGAACTCGATCAAGAACAATTGAAAAAACAAGTGGCTGAAGGAATGGTTGGTCAGCAACTGCTCACTCAAGAGGCAAACAAACGTAATTCAGACGTATCCGAAGAAAGCATCAACGCCACATTGGACGAGTTGGCTACACAAAGCGGTGTTGAGAATCGAAAAGAGCTATTGAAAGCCTTCAACGAGCAAGGATTAGATGAAGCCCGCGTCCGCTCGCTTGTTAAAACGCAAGTGAAAATCGATCAACTTGTTGCGGAAGAGGCAGGAGACATCGAACCAACGGAAGCAGAACTAGAAGAAGCATATGAAATGATAAAGACTCAACAACAACAACTTGGCGGCGAACAGGAGCTGCCTTCATTTGAGGAAATTAAAGCTGAGCTGGTTGAACAAGTCAAGTATCAAAAAGAAGCCGAAGCGACCCAGACACTCGTTGAGAAACTACACGAAACAGCAGATGTCACCATCTTTTTATAA